One window from the genome of Engraulis encrasicolus isolate BLACKSEA-1 chromosome 16, IST_EnEncr_1.0, whole genome shotgun sequence encodes:
- the afg3l2 gene encoding AFG3-like protein 2 has protein sequence MAHRYLFLSRGCRNLSKIILPPNVRSTNYTSLRLVSNQAENQAPNALGDGSLLWSVLGAYRRLCSKPPKGFEKYFPNRSGPKHSEPKASEAKEAKPSNGSRASRSSGGGGGGGGGGGGGGGGGGGGASGGGGKRGARKDDSSWFSRLQKGDVPWDDREFRAYFLGGAAFWAAVTYYFFFRDGGREVTWKDFVNLYLSKGVVDRLEVVNKRYVKVVFAPGKTPVDGQYVWFNIGSVDTFERNLETAQFEMGIEGENRLPVVYSTESDGSFLLSMLPTVLIIGFLLFMLRRGPAGAGRPGRGMGGLFSVGETTAKVLRDEIDVKFKDVAGCEEAKMEIMEFVNFLKNPKQYQDLGAKIPKGAILTGPPGTGKTLLAKATAGEANVPFITVNGSEFLEMFVGVGPARVRDLFVLARKNAPCILFIDEIDAVGRKRGRGNFGGQSEQENTLNQLLVEMDGFNTATNVVVLAGTNRPDILDPALMRPGRFDRQIYIGPPDIKGRASIFKVHLRPLKLDTEMDKDGLARKMAALTPGFSGADIANVCNEAALIAARHLADAINQKHFEQAIERVIGGLEKKTQVLQPEEKKTVAYHEAGHAVAGWFLEHADPLLKVSIIPRGKGLGYAQYLPKEQYLYTKEQLLDRMCMTLGGRVSEEIFFERITTGAQDDLKKVTQSAYAQIVQFGMNEKVGQVSFDLPRQGEMVLEKPYSEATARLIDTEVRHLITTAYERTTELLREKKADVEKVALRLLEKEVLDKNDMVELLGPRPFAEKSTYEEFVEGTGGMEEDTSLPEGLKDWNKERGREKEESTEEQVARQISGGMPF, from the exons ATGGCCCATCGATACCTGTTCTTGTCAAGAGGGTGTAGAAACCTTTCAAAGATCATTTTGCCTCCAAACGTCAGATCAACAAACTATACATCGTTACGACTG GTGTCAAACCAAGCTGAGAATCAAGCCCCCAATGCTCTTGGAGATGGATCATTGCTGTGGAGTGTGTTAGGCGCTTACAGAAGGCTATGCTCTAAGCCCCCAAAAG GGTTTGAGAAATACTTCCCTAACCGGAGTGGCCCAAAGCACAGTGAACCCAAAGCAAGCGAGGCCAAAG AGGCCAAGCCAAGCAATGGCAGCAGAGCCAGTAGGTcaagtggtggaggtggaggtggcggcggcggaggaggaggaggaggaggaggaggaggaggtggtgcgtCAGGTGGAGGGGGTAAAAGAGGGGCAAGGAAAGATGACAGCTCCTGGTTCAGCCGTCTCCAGAAG GGAGATGTACCATGGGATGACCGAGAGTTCCGGGCTTATTTTCTGGGCGGAGCTGCTTTTTGGGCAGCAGTCACTTACTACTTCTTCTTCCGCGATGGTGGGAGAGAAGTTACCTGGAAGGACTTTGTTAATCTCTATCTTTCCAAAGGCGTT GTGGATCGGCTAGAGGTTGTAAACAAACGATATGTGAAAGTGGTATTCGCTCCAGGAAAGACCCCAGTTGATGGA CAATATGTTTGGTTCAACATCGGCAGTGTGGACACATTTGAGCGCAATCTGGAGACAGCCCAGTTTGAGATGGGCATCGAGGGAGAGAACAGACTCCCAGTGGTCTACTCAACTGAGAGTGATGG ATCCTTCCTCCTCAGCATGCTGCCCACTGTCCTCATCATCGGCTTCCTGCTCTTCATGCTCCGTCGCGGCCCAGCGGGCGCCGGTAGGCCGGGCCGGGGGATGGGCGGCCTGTTCAGCGTCGGCGAGACCACCGCCAAGGTGCTGCGGGACGAGATCGACGTCAAGTTTAAGGACGTGGCGGGCTGCGAGGAGGCCAAGATGGAGATCATGGAGTTTGTCAACTTCCTGAAGAACCCGAAGCAATATCAGGACCTGGGAGCCAAGATCCCTAAG GGTGCCATTTTGACTGGTCCTCCGGGAACTGGAAAAACACTCCTGGCGAAGGCCACAGCAGGTGAAGCCAACGTGCCCTTCATCACCGTCAATGGCTCAGAGTTCCTGGAGATGTTTGTCGGTGTGGGTCCAGCAAGG GTTCGTGACCTCTTTGTGCTGGCACGTAAGAACGCCCCGTGCATCCTGTTCATAGATGAGATTGATGctgtggggaggaagagaggccGTGGGAACTTCGGTGGACAGAGCGAGCAGGAGAACACCCTCAATCAGTTACTGGTGGAGATGGATG GATTTAACACGGCAACTAATGTAGTGGTCCTGGCTGGCACAAACAGACCAGATATCTTGGACCCAGCACTCATGAGGCCTGGGCGCTTTGACAGACAAATATATATAG GTCCCCCGGACATAAAAGGCAGAGCGTCCATATTCAAGGTGCATCTGAGGCCCCTGAAACTGGATACGGAGATGGATAAAGACGGCCTGGCCAGGAAAATGGCTGCCCTTACACCTGGATTCTCAG GAGCTGACATTGCCAATGTGTGCAATGAGGCGGCGCTGATTGCCGCTCGTCACCTCGCCGACGCCATCAACCAGAAACACTTTGAGCAGGCCATCGAACGCGTTATCGGAG gtCTGGAGAAGAAGACGCAGGTGCTGCAGCCCGAGGAGAAGAAGACTGTGGCGTACCACGAGGCCGGCCACGCCGTAGCTGGATGGTTCCTGGAGCATGCAGACCCACTGCTGAAG GTGTCTATAATTCCCCGCGGGAAGGGTCTGGGCTATGCACAGTACCTGCCCAAAGAGCAGTACCTGTACACCAAGGAGCAGCTACTGGACCGCATGTGCATGACGCTGGGCGGACGCGTGTCGGAGGAGATCTTCTTCGAACGCATCACCACGGGGGCTCAGGACGACCTCAAGAAGGTCACGCAGAGCGCCTACGCCCAG ATAGTTCAGTTTGGCATGAACGAGAAGGTGGGCCAGGTGTCGTTCGACCTGCCGCGTCAGGGGGAGATGGTGCTTGAGAAGCCCTACAGCGAGGCCACGGCCCGCCTCATCGACACGGAGGTGCGCCACCTCATCACCACGGCCTACGAGCGCACCACTGAGCTGCTGAGGGAGAAGAAGGCCGACGTGGAGAAG GTGGCGCTTCGACTGCTCGAGAAGGAAGTGCTGGACAAGAACGACATGGTGGAGCTGCTCGGACCCCGGCCGTTTGCCGAGAAGTCCACGTACGAGGAGTTTGTGGAGGGAACCGGCGGGATGGAGGAGGACACTTCCCTGCCTGAGGGTCTGAAGGACTGGAACAAGGAGCGCGgccgagagaaggaggagagcacGGAGGAGCAGGTGGCGCGCCAAATATCAGGAGGCATGCCCTTCTag